Genomic window (Juglans microcarpa x Juglans regia isolate MS1-56 chromosome 2S, Jm3101_v1.0, whole genome shotgun sequence):
ttgtttttttttcctaagtcCTATTGTATTCAAGATGTGTTTGGATACtttagcaattttttttctttgtagtcGTTATGATTACATGggttctttaaatttttggaactTTCTGGTTTGATGAAATTGTTCTTTTGGGTTCTTTTAGATTTGACTGAGTGAGGAAGGGAAAGGGAATTCGGCTAGGTTAGGAAGATAGTAGTCTAACGAAtcgttttgaaattaaaaaaaaaaaaaatgaaagaaaagccAGCTCAGCTGGAGTGCGGTGTTGGAGAGTTAATGGTCTAagagtagaattactcatatataaatatatatatatataggggagGAATATATAGTTTCATGGGTAGAGCACTGTACGCTTTCTTCAAGTCGGAAATAAGCTTGGATGCTCTCTACTATTTTAGATTCTCAGAAGTGTCACTATTTTAGATGAATTCCCAAAAGTATGGCTGTGTTTCGGGTATTTTTTGGACCAGATTTTTTCGattttcattgcaaaaaaatataatttctagtCAATTTGTCTATGATCAAGAGTTTTGTAATATCTTATTTGCTAAACGAGTTATGATTTGGAAGTAATATGTATGAGAATTTAGAGCAATGATAGAATGACAACACAActacaatttattttacaacttattaataaaataatatatttttaaaaaaaatcaattcatcaaaacaaaatcaaaattaaaaaaatattattttatttcaaaattttgtagaAGAATGGTAAAGGATGAgttgtttttatcatttctctagaATTTAATCGTGTGGAGTACACATTCTGCTGACTTCGCAAGATTTTATTtccaatattcaaaattttgagtttctcttgtaaattaaataatgcTAAATCAACAATATAAAAAGGAATAATGCTACATACGGTCAAAAAGTGCGTAAGCGTcatgcaatcattttaaaaaaaataaaatccactataaaaaaattattattatttttttatgtgaatctcgtatttatttatttattttttttaaaatgattgcacaAAACTTGTACACTCATGActacaattatcatttctctataaaaTGTGTCTTCCATACCAATTGGTACGtagaatattttagtatttaaaatctCAGATTAAAGGAGTAATTACCTGCAAAATTAGTAAGGCTGCGTTttgatgttgaactgagttgagttaaattaagttgagataataaaatattattagaatattattttttaatattattattattttgaaatttgaaaaaagttgaattgtttattatattttgtgttagaatttgaaaaaattgtaatgatgagttgagatgagtttaaattccaaaCCTACCTCTGTTTTCACTTTCAAATCAATTTCTAGCATTCAATCAGCATCAATGACAGCGAACGATTCAATAAAATCCTCCACTTAACATAAAATTAACATCTATATAACCTTTAAAGAGGATCAATTATTCATGAACAAAAGGTTCTAAAAATCTGACATAGCATCCCCAGCCCGTTCTATAtagttttaacattttaaaaatttacaaatggGAAAGTTATGAACAACAGAACAATGTTAGTGTTGCTGTAGGACTTTTATTAATGTCCTCATAAACATTCAAGCATTCAATACTGAGGAAGTTATCAAGTAAAGAGTCTCAGGCGTGTTGTTATGGGCTCCCGACACATGGGGCACAATGATAGGTTCATACCGCAATCCTTGCAAGTCttgaacaatgaaaaaaaaaaaaaaaagcaaaaacagGATAAATATGAGAGGCACATATTGTATGGAATGACTAAATTCATGCAGCAGAGTTTGATTTTACATGGTTTTTCATGCagataattattttcataagaAAGGGTATTCTATGACCtttccttttcctcttttttttttttttttttttttttttggggggggggggggggggggggggggggggggggggggggggaggggcgGCTGTCTTCTTCTCCTTAGTCCCTCTTTGaactttcttttcaattttcattaatttgaaaCAGGTCAACAGTACCATGATAAACCTCTTCATTTTTCCTGTTTTACTGCTAAAAAATAAGGCAGTACCTGCTTGATGTTAGCATACTGATTGTCACTAAACTTCTAATGCCACTCTTTTCCCCCCTTTGTTTAAGTTTCTTTTTGGACGGGACAGCACATACATACACTACAGTAAACTACAATAACAAcactacaaaagaaaacacaaatttCTTGAACTTACCGTATGACCACATCCAAAAGCAAGGTTCTTCGGATTTGTCAGGCAAATGGGGCAGACCTTGCACAAGAAAACATATATCTCAGACTATTCTGATTTAAACATGAATGTGAAGAAACTAGGGGGAAAGAAAATTACTGGTTCCACTGGAGCTGAAGCCTCAACTGGTTTAAAGTCCGTCATAATTGGGACTGTTTTGACTTCATTATCATGATCAATCACTTCAGGTGGGGGCGGAAGAGGTCTTGTATGTGGAGCAGCCACTGACCCTCTACTGCAAAGTGGAAGTGTATGATGTTCTCAGAAACCCCTAAACTGAAATTAGTATTTACTTAAAGCTACAAGTCCAGGCCTTACTTGACTAGTCTTTGCGTTGCCCTGTACTGAAATGGAATTTCCATGAGGGCAGCAAGTGCAAAGGCTGTTTCCTTCTTTGATGCTTCTGTGTTCTCAGTCATGACTTTTGTGAAGTTGACAAACTGAAAAGGgcgtaaaaaaataaataaaattgaaaaaaaaaaatacaggtaTCTTATTTTTGTCCATCAATTAAAAAGGATAATTCGAGTATGCAAAATGGACCCTGATATCGATTTTCCAAAGGGAGTACTCTTGCATGTGACAGCCTTTCATAATGTTAGTTTTATGCTAGCTAGGATTGAGCCAGCTGAGTTTTGAACTAAATTGACATGCCTATGAAATGAATTATCTTCCAAAAGCATACTAAGTCAGTCAGACCCCAAAAGAGACGATCTCGAACCAAATTCCTCATAGAGCATAGCTGTTTGTTAATAGTCTCTTCTAGATCAATGCATGTAACTGTTTAAACATGATGTCCTACTTCCACcacaaatttttatttcctttttaaaagTACTCCGACCACAAGAATCATGAAAATTACTCTAATATAAACCAAAagcatggttttttttttttttttcaaaagaagaggTGTACTCTATGTCAAGATGAGAAGTAACTAGGCACCAAAATCCTCTATGTAAAGATGTGTAGTAACACAACAGAAAAGGTCTGAATGACTTGAAaacataatagaaaataattttgatttgttttttttaagaaattaggGTTGACACGTGATAGCTTGTGATTGGGCCACATGTTTTCGATTAACGTTGATGGACAAAAATTTAACAGAGGGTGCTATTTCTAAATAACTCATACCATAAGGTGTTATTCCTATAAAAAGGCACAGGGAGCTAATCCTAAGTTGGTCATAACACCAGGGGTGTATGACcaaatttaccaaaaaaataattctatggCTCAGGGAATAGCCAAACTCATTTAAATAGCTTCTTTAGCTACATTACAATATCTCGATCCTAATACAAGAGCATCTAGGGGGTTCAGTATTATGCACATACTGTGGACAGCAGGCTGAATTTCCTCACCCTGAACCTCAAAAGTTTTCACTGATTTCTGGCAAATCCTAAATATGAGGTTTAGTACTACTGTCTGCCTCCATAACCTCTCTTTATTCAGTAGACTAGAGTACAAAATTTCGAAACCTGAAGGCTGATTGTTAAAGTAGAGTATTACAGCATGCTAACATTGAGAGATGTTCCTCACCattgtaatataattttcgtAAGTGAAAATTTGGATAGTTTTACCTAAGAAGTCGAACGAGATCAAGATAAACAGCTTTATAATTATTGCTGAAAATAAGGAGGAAATCCAGACCATGAAAACACTGGCCTAGGAAATATTTCATTAAGCTCGTGCACAGATACTTCCACACCCTTACATGCCTGCTTCTCCTTTCTGTCTAAGTAACGCACCAGCATGACTACTGCTTGCATTCTACTACTACAACCACCACAAATCCAAAACCTCCTTCCCAACAAGGCAACGAAGCCAACCAGTGAATTAGGCATAGCTAAAagtgtttgaaatttaaaaataatatacaaaggCCAGGGATCTCTTGGAAGCTCAAAGCATAAGAGTTAACCAAATCTTGCCTATTCctacaatcaataaaatcttatttactgataaaaaaatattaagagttAACCAAATCCAAGTCTCGCCACCCTTGTACACAAGCAGCCCATGGAGGTGTCTTCTTCATATCGTCAAATTCTCACCTAACATAACGTAAAGCAGCAAACCAAAACACCTTGGAAGGAGCAGCATGGGCAAGTtaggtgaggtttggatagtgagatgagatgagatggttttagatgaaagttgaaagtaataaaatcttgttagaatattattttttaatattattattgttttggaatttgaaaaaattgaattgtttattatatttgtgtgaaaatttggaaaaattgtaaagatgagatgagatgagatgagttggagtgatttttgaatccaaaccgggccttacTCTTCAAGGGGAAAATACCATCTGTAGTTGCTCAAAATGCCTTACAAAAAGCTCTAACCTGAATCTGTTTACTTCTTAACAGTCCAAAAGATGACATTTTGTGAGTTTCACAAACGAGAATGTTGTAAAGAGTTCAAAAGAGAGCATCCACCGACTGTACACACAAAAGTTTTAATTGTGCAGAGAGCCCCAACATGCAGCAGTATGATCTGACAAGGGCTTGGAACAACTTTCATGACATGACCAATTTTACAGTTAACTTTAAGTATGAATATTGTCTTCGAAAAATTTACACTCCAacttttcaaccttttcataGTCAAAGCTTAAACAAGTCGATGACTactattggtatatatatatttttaatataaaaagggaaggaaaGGTACAGTGAAAAGAAAGCAGGAAGCTAGCACACCGATCTCAAGAGAAAGATTGAACCCTGCCATTATTTGGCAAAGAACTCTTGCTTCTTTGGTTAAACAAACTAACCAAGGGGGTATAGGGTGAATGGGtttgcttcatatatatatttttttgataattaataagaattttattaccatgaataggcatagcctgGGTACACAAGAAGTATCCAAGTGTCTAACCAATCACCACATTCCAATCCTGTGGTTGGAACTAACCTAGTTGCAAAGTATGTGACTGCATATAGAACCTGATGGAGCAAAGAtataaaagcaagaaaaaatcaACATGTAGTCAGGTATACACCAAATACCTGGAAATTGTCAAATGACCGATGTGGAATGTTATCATCAAATTGCTGCATTGCATCCCACGGTCCATCCCCCACTCCAACCAAAATGATCGAGAGAGGATATTGGCTGCTTCTGAGAATGCCAATgtaaacaagaacaaaaaaacataacaaattaagaaTACAAATGGGATTGCGCCTTACCTAGCAGCAACTATGGAGTCTACAGTTGCTTTTTCTTGTGGACTGAACCTTCCAGGTGGTGTGTCAAGACTTCTGGTAACCTATGTATAATCCCAGACCAAAAGGCTaattaaaagaaggaaaaaaatgaacacCAGATAAGAATAAAATAGCGCATGGGATAAAACATGTTCCACAAACCAGTCCATCAGCAATAATGACTAGAACATGATACTgcccattggttctctccacAATGCCAATTGCCGCATCAATTATTGGGGCAAATGAAGTTGGACCTATAATGTGATTCACACGTGTACGTCTCAATTAAGAGTAAGGCTTGCACGTAACCaagattcaaaattttggaATCAAGAACAAGCTAAAAGACAGGAAGGCaagaaccaaaaacaaaaaaacgaaaaagaaatgACTGACAAGTAACAATATACGTCACTCATGTAAGACTAGTGTAAGACTAGTATgcaaattaaaattatgttGTTAATGGACTACACCTTTTCCCTTCATAAGTACAAGGTGAATAATGAGGCCACAGGTTCAAGACCCACCAGGTGCATAACTTATCaatgttaaaaaatgaaagCTAAATTGTGTATGAAATGGCATAGTACTTATGTTGCCTAAGGAATTTCTTAGATGATCAATACCCTTAAGGCTTAATTAAGGAAAAGCTTCATGGAAGTACAAGGAGCACAAGGCCATGTTCGgattatgatatttttagaaattatttcaCTTTCAAGGCAAACCTCTattaaataccaaaacaaattttcatttctcaatAACATTTCATTCAATCCTTTTTTCCCAACCACTTTTACAAACCTCTATAAAAGCAAACACATctgaaaaaatttcttaatttaaacACACTTTCACAAAACCCGTCTTCAAgaattttccaaataatttcagaaaattttatgaaaacgCTCAATCCAAGTAGAGAAGCAGAAAATTTTGCAAGAAATAACTTTTCTTTAACCtggaaatctgaaaaaaaaaaaaaatctttcctGAATCCTCAATAAAGAAATATTCCTAACCATCATAAACATCATCAGAACTATTGTTTTGTGAGGTACTTGAATTAGCAGCTAGGAAACATGATGATTAAGATGTGAAAGAAAACAGCAATCTCTTCAGCAGAAGAGATTAGTGGATTGATTCATctcttatcatcatcatcatcaacggaattattattttgtagagtattttttattggtAGCAGAAAGTAGGACAATTAAGATGTGAAAGAAAACAACAATCTCTTCAACAGAGGATATTAGAGGAACAGATATATATGAACAAAACTCATCGGCTGATTGGTGAAAGGAAAGTGCAAATAAGAAGTAAGAATggaaatgtcataaaaaaaccTGCCAGCTTTAAGTATGGAACAATCTCTCTATAACGTGCCAGTGCTTCCTCAAAACCATGACACTGTCGTTGATCGGGATAAAAGCTGAACACATGTTTATCATGTGTTGTTGCTTAAAACAAGACGAAAAACAGAATACACAGTCAGACAACTCATCCATGGCAAGATATCTCTATATCTTCTACCCAAAGCAGAGACATAAATAGATACAAACCATCGCCAAACCCAAAACAAGGTATCAAATTATCTTCATCGAAAGGAGACAAAGTGCGGCCAATTATGGAGATTGCTTGCTCATATGGATTAGGTGTGCTACCAATTGCATGAAGGCTTTTCCTGTTGAATGAATACTTGCCTACAATCATTGAATGTGAATTTCACAAACTCATAATATTAACAGCAGtgataactattttttattttgagtttttaaaaGGAATCACCTGTCCACTCATTGCTCTTTGTGAAGTCAATACCAAGTATCAAATTTGACGATTCAAGCCCAGCTTCTCTTAATGCAGATATAACCTGACAATTTAGGTGATACTACTCATTATCATGTGACAAGTATGATTAACATCTGATATTgaataatacacacacacacacacacacacacacacatgtatttGTATTCAACTTAGTAAAAAAAGAAAGGCCCTCTGATACCAATGAACTAATATCTgccaataattaatattcaatGTCTCCACCAATCCATTCAAAAAGTCAAGTAACAATGAAAACCTGATCCAAAGAGCTGAAGTTATCAGCTATGTATGTAGGGTGCTGCTTATACCGATGGTAAGTATCCATTGAACTTTTTACATGAGAAGGAGGATCGTGACGAAAGTCATCCTGAGGATTATCGTATGGTTGATGGTAAGTATCCGCTGAACTTCCTGCATGAGAAGAAGGATGATGCTGAAAGTCATCATGAGGATTATCTGGTTGATGGTAAGTATCCATTGAACTTCTCGCATGAGAAGGTGGATGTAGCTGAAAGTCATCATGAGAATCATCATATGTTGACTCCCCATTTCCCATATCTGGATATCACTGACATATATCAAGAAAACATACCTTAATGCAGTGCACGACTCAGAATGGTTTCTTCTGATTAAGATtataatctaatttaaaaaatattaaaacaacatttaggctgtgtttggatgttaaactgagttgagttgagatgataaaatattgttagaatatttttttttaatattattattattattttgggatttgttgaattgtttattatattttgtgttgaaatttgaaaaaattataatgatgagttgagatgactttaTGAACCAAATGAAGCCTTAACATTACAAGTGCAACTAGCAGCATTTCCAATAACTAATGCAACATTTGTAGCAGAGCCTTTTGTGATGAACTAACACGTGTATGCGTGCTCTCAAAGATTACAGCATTGCATGCTTTCTTCTGTTCCTGGTACATATCTAGATTCCTAGCTAACAGTTGAAATTAACGCATACAAGTAACCTTCATAGCACTAGGAGTTAATAAAATTCAGATAGCAATATGCAAGGTTAAGAATAATAGGATTTACCTAGATTCTACACACAGTCAATATGGTGGCGCAAATTGGGACACCTTAACCAAGCCAATAACTAAGAATCAATCCTGTACAACAGAGGTCATAAACTTGGCACAGCCCAAAACGCTGAACAGAAATGAATAGTTTCTACTCACATAAATCAGCCTCTCAAATTTAAAACAGCCTCGAAATATGTACTTGGTCCCATAAACATTAACTATTCAAGATTCGTATTCTTAAATCAGCAAGCTTCTCCCATCATATAAGCGCAGCCCCGTAAAAAATAAAGTCGACACCCATTAGTTTTATCCTTTTCACCCGAATTCTTCCTAATCTGTTAGAATAAAACAATTTCCAGCACACTCTATAGAATTCCTTGTTACACATGGTGATCGATGTCCAGTTTTTATCGAACATTTTTAAGTCTCAATATCTAGTTTCAACCGCAACCCGTTGCAATCAAACAAATTCACTTACAAAAAACAGAACTTTCAAAGCTGAAATGTTTTTATTAccgatacaaaaaaaaaaaatcagctttAAAATGTTAaaggagaaacagagagagagagagggagcgaCTTACCTGCAACGATTTGGAGAGACAGAGCAAAACGAAAAGGGATTCAAAGTGATTCTACAGTTTAGTATGCACAGCTTTGCTTCTTTTGAAAAGGAGGTAACTTTTGAGGGTCCGTGACGTTTGGACATTGAACACAAGTAAGTCGCCCTGCAGTCGCGATAATCTTGTTTTCTTCTTATCTTTAGATAGCGTGCACATGTTGAATTTCAACTTTATACAGCTAAGAGCCTTGAAAGCATATAAAATCTCGCTTATACGTTAAAGAAATCTAGGACACATGGTTTGCGATCAAATTCAGACAAGCACATGCTAGATTTATTCCAGGGCAATGTTTTTCATTCTGATttacat
Coding sequences:
- the LOC121252440 gene encoding E3 ubiquitin-protein ligase RGLG3-like isoform X1, whose translation is MGNGESTYDDSHDDFQLHPPSHARSSMDTYHQPDNPHDDFQHHPSSHAGSSADTYHQPYDNPQDDFRHDPPSHVKSSMDTYHRYKQHPTYIADNFSSLDQVISALREAGLESSNLILGIDFTKSNEWTGKYSFNRKSLHAIGSTPNPYEQAISIIGRTLSPFDEDNLIPCFGFGDATTHDKHVFSFYPDQRQCHGFEEALARYREIVPYLKLAGPTSFAPIIDAAIGIVERTNGQYHVLVIIADGLVTRSLDTPPGRFSPQEKATVDSIVAARSSQYPLSIILVGVGDGPWDAMQQFDDNIPHRSFDNFQFVNFTKVMTENTEASKKETAFALAALMEIPFQYRATQRLVNRGSVAAPHTRPLPPPPEVIDHDNEVKTVPIMTDFKPVEASAPVEPVCPICLTNPKNLAFGCGHTTCKDCGMNLSLCPMCREPITTRLRLFT
- the LOC121252440 gene encoding E3 ubiquitin-protein ligase RGLG3-like isoform X4 gives rise to the protein MGNGESTYDDSHDDFQLHPPSHARSSMDTYHQPDNPHDDFQHHPSSHAGSSADTYHQPYDNPQDDFRHDPPSHVKSSMDTYHRYKQHPTYIADNFSSLDQVISALREAGLESSNLILGIDFTKSNEWTGKYSFNRKSLHAIGSTPNPYEQAISIIGRTLSPFDEDNLIPCFGFGDATTHDKHVFSFYPDQRQCHGFEEALARYREIVPYLKLAGPTSFAPIIDAAIGIVERTNGQYHVLVIIADGLVTRSLDTPPGRFSPQEKATVDSIVAASQYPLSIILVGVGDGPWDAMQQFDDNIPHRSFDNFQFVNFTKVMTENTEASKKETAFALAALMEIPFQYRATQRLVKGSVAAPHTRPLPPPPEVIDHDNEVKTVPIMTDFKPVEASAPVEPVCPICLTNPKNLAFGCGHTTCKDCGMNLSLCPMCREPITTRLRLFT
- the LOC121252440 gene encoding E3 ubiquitin-protein ligase RGLG3-like isoform X2, with translation MGNGESTYDDSHDDFQLHPPSHARSSMDTYHQPDNPHDDFQHHPSSHAGSSADTYHQPYDNPQDDFRHDPPSHVKSSMDTYHRYKQHPTYIADNFSSLDQVISALREAGLESSNLILGIDFTKSNEWTGKYSFNRKSLHAIGSTPNPYEQAISIIGRTLSPFDEDNLIPCFGFGDATTHDKHVFSFYPDQRQCHGFEEALARYREIVPYLKLAGPTSFAPIIDAAIGIVERTNGQYHVLVIIADGLVTRSLDTPPGRFSPQEKATVDSIVAARSSQYPLSIILVGVGDGPWDAMQQFDDNIPHRSFDNFQFVNFTKVMTENTEASKKETAFALAALMEIPFQYRATQRLVKGSVAAPHTRPLPPPPEVIDHDNEVKTVPIMTDFKPVEASAPVEPVCPICLTNPKNLAFGCGHTTCKDCGMNLSLCPMCREPITTRLRLFT
- the LOC121252440 gene encoding E3 ubiquitin-protein ligase RGLG3-like isoform X5, whose amino-acid sequence is MDTYHRYKQHPTYIADNFSSLDQVISALREAGLESSNLILGIDFTKSNEWTGKYSFNRKSLHAIGSTPNPYEQAISIIGRTLSPFDEDNLIPCFGFGDATTHDKHVFSFYPDQRQCHGFEEALARYREIVPYLKLAGPTSFAPIIDAAIGIVERTNGQYHVLVIIADGLVTRSLDTPPGRFSPQEKATVDSIVAARSSQYPLSIILVGVGDGPWDAMQQFDDNIPHRSFDNFQFVNFTKVMTENTEASKKETAFALAALMEIPFQYRATQRLVNRGSVAAPHTRPLPPPPEVIDHDNEVKTVPIMTDFKPVEASAPVEPVCPICLTNPKNLAFGCGHTTCKDCGMNLSLCPMCREPITTRLRLFT
- the LOC121252440 gene encoding E3 ubiquitin-protein ligase RGLG3-like isoform X3 produces the protein MGNGESTYDDSHDDFQLHPPSHARSSMDTYHQPDNPHDDFQHHPSSHAGSSADTYHQPYDNPQDDFRHDPPSHVKSSMDTYHRYKQHPTYIADNFSSLDQVISALREAGLESSNLILGIDFTKSNEWTGKYSFNRKSLHAIGSTPNPYEQAISIIGRTLSPFDEDNLIPCFGFGDATTHDKHVFSFYPDQRQCHGFEEALARYREIVPYLKLAGPTSFAPIIDAAIGIVERTNGQYHVLVIIADGLVTRSLDTPPGRFSPQEKATVDSIVAASQYPLSIILVGVGDGPWDAMQQFDDNIPHRSFDNFQFVNFTKVMTENTEASKKETAFALAALMEIPFQYRATQRLVNRGSVAAPHTRPLPPPPEVIDHDNEVKTVPIMTDFKPVEASAPVEPVCPICLTNPKNLAFGCGHTTCKDCGMNLSLCPMCREPITTRLRLFT